The proteins below are encoded in one region of Syntrophotalea carbinolica DSM 2380:
- a CDS encoding NCS2 family permease: MLERLFHLKANGTCLRNEIVAGATTFMAAAYIIFVHPDMLAATGMDKGALTTVTCLVAGLASLLMALWANVPIMMAPGMGLNAFFTYTLVINQHIPWQTALGIVFLSGIIFLLLTWLGFRERILKAIPVSLQLATAVGIGLFIAFIGLQKLGLIVDNPATLVGLGPITRPVLLGLIGLLLAVFLEIRRVRGALLFSILTVTALAFFSGEAQLPDSLVAMPPSPAPIAFKLDILGALNLSFWAAVFTFMFMDLFDSLGTLLAVCREAGMVKKDGKIPGLPRMLSADALATVGGAVLGTSTTTAFLESASGVSDGGRTGLTSVVTGLLFLLSAFFAPLVGAVPACATAPALIMVGIFMMRGMGQIDFYDFEEGAPAFLTILFMPLTYSISNGLAFGFLSYALIKILLGKWRQCDPFLLGAALLSLISLCL, encoded by the coding sequence ATGCTGGAGCGATTATTCCATCTCAAGGCGAACGGCACCTGCCTGCGCAACGAAATCGTGGCGGGGGCGACCACCTTTATGGCGGCCGCCTACATCATCTTCGTTCACCCCGACATGCTGGCCGCTACCGGCATGGACAAGGGCGCCCTGACCACCGTCACCTGCCTGGTGGCCGGTCTTGCCAGCCTGCTCATGGCGCTATGGGCCAACGTTCCGATCATGATGGCACCGGGCATGGGGCTCAACGCCTTTTTTACCTACACGCTGGTCATAAACCAGCACATCCCCTGGCAGACCGCCCTCGGCATCGTCTTTTTATCCGGCATCATCTTTCTGCTTCTTACCTGGCTGGGTTTTCGCGAACGCATCCTGAAAGCCATCCCCGTCTCACTGCAATTGGCCACCGCTGTCGGCATCGGCCTGTTTATCGCCTTTATCGGCCTGCAGAAACTTGGCCTGATCGTCGATAACCCCGCCACCCTGGTCGGCCTCGGCCCCATTACCCGCCCGGTACTGCTCGGGCTTATCGGCCTGCTGCTGGCTGTTTTCCTGGAAATCCGCCGGGTGCGCGGCGCCCTGCTGTTTTCCATCCTCACCGTTACGGCACTGGCCTTTTTCAGCGGTGAAGCGCAATTGCCCGATTCCCTGGTGGCCATGCCGCCCTCCCCGGCGCCCATAGCCTTCAAGCTCGACATTCTCGGCGCCCTGAACCTTTCCTTCTGGGCCGCCGTCTTCACCTTCATGTTCATGGACCTGTTCGACAGCCTCGGCACCCTGCTGGCGGTCTGCCGCGAAGCAGGTATGGTTAAGAAGGATGGAAAAATTCCGGGACTGCCGCGCATGCTCAGCGCCGATGCCCTGGCCACGGTAGGCGGAGCCGTACTTGGCACCAGCACCACCACGGCCTTCCTTGAATCGGCCAGCGGCGTTTCCGATGGTGGTCGCACCGGACTGACCAGCGTGGTGACCGGTCTTCTGTTTCTACTGTCTGCCTTTTTCGCCCCCCTGGTCGGAGCCGTACCGGCCTGCGCTACGGCACCGGCCCTGATTATGGTCGGTATCTTTATGATGCGCGGCATGGGGCAGATCGATTTTTACGATTTTGAAGAAGGGGCGCCGGCCTTTCTGACCATTCTGTTCATGCCATTGACCTATTCCATCTCCAACGGCCTGGCCTTTGGTTTTCTGTCCTACGCCCTGATCAAGATCCTGCTCGGCAAATGGCGCCAATGCGACCCTTTTTTGCTCGGCGCGGCCCTTCTCTCCCTGATCAGCCTGTGCCTTTGA
- a CDS encoding cupin domain-containing protein yields MNKHPDSGNLVPGVAHNMTDLVTTQPGAIVSRTLTQTPVGTLTLFAFAEGQALSEHSAPFDAFVQVLAGRAEITIGGEVVSAKAGDLVVMPADIPHAVNAATDMKMLLTMFRTQQPA; encoded by the coding sequence ATGAACAAACATCCCGATAGCGGAAACCTTGTCCCTGGCGTCGCCCATAACATGACCGACCTGGTGACCACCCAACCCGGAGCGATCGTCAGCCGCACTTTGACCCAAACCCCGGTCGGCACTCTTACCCTGTTCGCCTTTGCCGAAGGACAGGCCCTGTCCGAGCACAGCGCTCCTTTTGACGCCTTTGTTCAGGTTCTGGCAGGCCGCGCCGAAATCACCATCGGCGGCGAGGTCGTTTCAGCCAAGGCCGGCGACCTGGTCGTCATGCCGGCGGATATTCCCCATGCCGTAAATGCCGCCACCGACATGAAAATGCTGCTCACCATGTTCCGCACACAGCAACCGGCATAA